The following proteins are encoded in a genomic region of Roseinatronobacter sp. S2:
- a CDS encoding flotillin family protein: protein MTTIFWIIVLIVVLAALVALAAAFYERASNAVSLVRTGIGGRRVVIEGGVLSLPWFHEVARVNMQSIRLDVQRAGEHALITRDRLRIDVGAEFYLSVPPEDAAVARAAQALGRRSFQPEELRALVEGMFIDAMRAVAARSSMDDLHEARAEFASAIRDAIAPHVTRYGLQLDAVALTALDQTPFAALDENNAFNAEGLRKLTQVIAQSKRDRAEIEGETQVSVRRAAMEAARRQLDIDLEERRAEIAQAQQIEALMSAQIAEVARSKADAERAAAEARIGMEQGIRTADIAREQAIREAEITRARALEIAEQDRAVMVANKSQEESRAMAEADLARADAVRAHEAVETARAEAEAQRRRALSLIAAEADAEAAARRSEIAAAANRKTAADRLETADLDAQAHLKQRHAETTALEAHIKAENSRSPEALAHEAEMARLEAMPKIVAEMVKPAEKIGNINVTQVGSVEGSRGAILQALESVLEQTVHAPGLNRLLERVHDDIRYDDTRRRRRDSDD, encoded by the coding sequence ATGACAACTATTTTCTGGATCATCGTACTGATCGTGGTACTGGCCGCGCTGGTTGCGCTGGCCGCTGCCTTCTATGAACGCGCCAGCAACGCGGTCAGTCTGGTGCGCACCGGCATCGGCGGACGGCGCGTTGTAATCGAAGGCGGCGTTCTGTCGCTGCCGTGGTTTCACGAAGTGGCGCGCGTCAACATGCAATCCATCCGGCTGGATGTGCAGCGCGCAGGGGAACATGCCCTGATCACACGCGACAGGCTGCGCATTGACGTGGGCGCGGAGTTTTATCTGTCGGTGCCCCCCGAAGATGCGGCTGTGGCACGCGCGGCCCAGGCCCTTGGCCGCCGCAGTTTCCAGCCCGAAGAATTGCGCGCCCTTGTCGAAGGGATGTTCATTGACGCCATGCGCGCTGTCGCCGCGCGTTCCAGCATGGATGACCTGCACGAAGCGCGCGCGGAATTCGCCAGCGCCATCCGTGACGCCATTGCCCCGCATGTCACCCGCTATGGCCTGCAACTGGATGCGGTTGCGCTGACCGCGCTGGACCAGACGCCCTTTGCCGCGCTGGACGAAAACAACGCCTTCAATGCGGAAGGGTTGCGCAAACTGACGCAGGTGATCGCACAATCCAAACGTGACCGCGCCGAGATTGAGGGCGAAACACAGGTCAGCGTGCGCCGCGCCGCAATGGAAGCCGCGCGCCGCCAGCTGGATATTGATCTGGAAGAACGCCGCGCCGAAATTGCACAGGCCCAACAGATCGAGGCATTGATGTCAGCGCAGATTGCCGAAGTTGCCCGTTCCAAGGCCGATGCCGAACGCGCCGCCGCCGAAGCACGCATTGGCATGGAGCAGGGCATTCGCACCGCCGACATTGCCCGTGAACAGGCCATCCGAGAGGCCGAAATCACCCGCGCCCGCGCGCTTGAAATTGCCGAGCAAGACCGCGCGGTGATGGTGGCCAACAAAAGTCAGGAAGAAAGCCGCGCCATGGCAGAGGCCGATCTGGCCCGCGCCGATGCAGTGCGTGCACATGAAGCAGTGGAAACCGCCCGCGCCGAGGCCGAGGCCCAGCGCCGCCGCGCCCTGTCGCTGATCGCCGCCGAAGCAGATGCCGAAGCCGCCGCGCGTCGCAGCGAAATTGCCGCTGCTGCGAACCGCAAGACCGCGGCAGACCGTTTGGAAACCGCCGATCTGGACGCGCAGGCCCATCTGAAACAACGCCACGCCGAAACCACCGCGCTGGAGGCACATATCAAGGCTGAAAACAGCCGCTCGCCCGAAGCACTGGCCCATGAAGCCGAAATGGCGCGACTGGAAGCCATGCCCAAGATCGTGGCCGAAATGGTCAAACCCGCCGAAAAGATCGGCAACATCAACGTCACGCAAGTGGGCAGCGTCGAAGGGTCACGCGGGGCCATCCTGCAAGCGCTGGAATCGGTTCTGGAACAGACCGTCCACGCACCGGGGCTGAACCGTCTGCTGGAACGGGTGCATGACGACATCCGCTATGACGATACACGCAGGCGGCGGCGCGACAGCGACGACTAG
- a CDS encoding aldehyde dehydrogenase family protein, translated as MLDAKHPKTLRGMYIGGQWVKAARNFADLNPNDGSLWAEAPDGTRADARAAIDAAHQAFPDWAATKYTERAKLMHRIADVFERRAPDFIAAIQAEGGGWYGKGAFEAHYIPEVFRSAGAILYAASGEIMPSEYGKLSTAQRFPMGVISVISPWNFPGILTARGFAFALASGNTIVLKPSEDTPYLGGIFFAEVLEEAGIPAGVFNVITCSRDTVAEMGDEMIENPRVKGVSFTGSTPVGRAIAAKCGAHLKKCCVELGGKDSLIVLEDADMERATQAANFGSFMHQGQICMSVEKVLVHESIFAEFLEKFAARAAKLKVGDTADKANVIGPLINDRQVARVKEQLDDAIAKGAQVVVGGGVKGRFVEPTILTGVTPDMLIYQDETFGPVVPVIPFRTDEEAIAINNDTEYGLSAGVMTRDEARALSIARRLETGMCHVNCSSVNDEPHVPFGGSKASGLGRHGGRWSVETFTETRWITLDRGGRPFPPVF; from the coding sequence ATGCTGGATGCAAAACACCCCAAAACCCTGCGCGGCATGTATATTGGTGGCCAATGGGTCAAGGCCGCGCGCAATTTTGCCGACCTGAACCCCAATGACGGCAGCCTTTGGGCCGAAGCGCCCGACGGCACACGCGCCGATGCGCGTGCAGCGATTGACGCCGCACATCAGGCATTTCCCGATTGGGCCGCGACCAAATACACCGAACGCGCCAAGCTGATGCACCGCATTGCCGATGTGTTTGAACGCCGCGCACCTGATTTCATTGCCGCCATTCAGGCCGAAGGCGGCGGCTGGTATGGCAAAGGCGCGTTTGAAGCGCATTACATCCCCGAAGTGTTCCGTTCTGCGGGCGCGATCCTTTATGCCGCATCGGGCGAAATTATGCCCAGCGAATATGGCAAACTGTCCACTGCGCAGCGTTTTCCGATGGGGGTGATTTCCGTGATCAGCCCGTGGAACTTCCCCGGCATTCTGACCGCGCGCGGCTTTGCCTTCGCGCTTGCATCCGGCAACACGATTGTGCTGAAACCGTCCGAGGATACGCCTTATCTGGGCGGTATCTTCTTTGCCGAAGTGCTGGAAGAAGCTGGCATTCCCGCAGGCGTGTTCAATGTCATCACCTGTTCGCGCGACACAGTCGCAGAAATGGGCGACGAGATGATTGAGAACCCGCGCGTCAAGGGCGTGTCCTTCACCGGCTCCACACCTGTGGGTCGCGCGATTGCCGCGAAATGCGGCGCGCATCTGAAAAAATGCTGCGTGGAACTGGGCGGCAAGGACAGCCTGATCGTGCTGGAAGATGCCGATATGGAACGCGCCACGCAGGCCGCCAATTTCGGCAGCTTCATGCATCAGGGCCAGATCTGCATGAGCGTTGAAAAGGTGCTGGTGCATGAAAGCATTTTCGCCGAGTTTCTGGAAAAATTCGCAGCCCGCGCGGCCAAGCTGAAAGTGGGCGATACCGCCGACAAGGCCAATGTCATCGGCCCGTTGATCAATGACCGGCAGGTAGCCCGCGTCAAGGAACAGCTGGACGATGCCATTGCCAAGGGCGCGCAGGTTGTTGTGGGCGGCGGCGTCAAGGGCCGCTTTGTCGAACCCACCATCCTGACGGGCGTAACCCCCGACATGCTGATCTATCAGGATGAAACCTTCGGGCCGGTTGTGCCTGTCATCCCGTTTCGCACCGATGAAGAAGCCATCGCCATCAATAATGACACCGAATACGGCCTGTCCGCCGGTGTCATGACCCGCGATGAGGCCCGCGCCCTGTCCATTGCGCGCCGTCTGGAAACCGGCATGTGCCATGTGAATTGCTCATCCGTGAATGATGAACCACATGTGCCTTTTGGCGGGTCCAAGGCGTCGGGGCTGGGGCGGCATGGCGGGCGCTGGTCAGTGGAAACATTCACCGAGACGCGCTGGATCACGCTGGACCGTGGCGGCCGTCCGTTCCCGCCGGTGTTCTGA
- a CDS encoding ATP-binding cassette domain-containing protein, with protein sequence MKMLELHGLSVTYGKHRALDGVSLTTKPGEIVVILGANGAGKSTVLKSISGICEGQVTGAMTMNGENLLGLPPHKVVERGVALVPEGRGVFGDLTVRENLMLGANPDRAREDAQANYDRLIDLFPKLAERANQTVRTMSGGEQQMVAIGRAMMSNPTILMLDEPSLGLSPLLSKELFQNLKAVREAGLGILLVEQNARLSLGIADRGYLLENGEILREERADVLRNDPAVQAAYLGAGAAKSAPAQSIKPAAPAQPATPPAMQVRQKATSTQSAAAVSGLDINALVSRAAQQSHPPRNASVIPSRIPAAPASPQKRPDKPATSDPLRKILAEMEDAARAACNPTTSPNAFLPPLRPASRLATMAPHTTAAEPRAGAAPPDHTVPLSGGKVEIYRRRPGSTQFDRTER encoded by the coding sequence ATGAAGATGCTTGAACTGCATGGCCTAAGCGTCACCTATGGCAAACACCGCGCGCTGGACGGGGTCAGCCTGACCACGAAACCGGGCGAAATTGTTGTCATTCTGGGCGCGAATGGTGCGGGCAAATCCACGGTCCTGAAATCCATATCCGGCATTTGCGAAGGTCAGGTGACGGGCGCCATGACCATGAATGGCGAAAACCTGCTGGGCCTGCCGCCGCATAAGGTGGTGGAACGCGGCGTGGCGCTGGTGCCCGAAGGGCGCGGCGTGTTTGGTGACCTGACGGTGCGCGAAAACCTGATGCTGGGTGCCAACCCCGACCGCGCCCGCGAAGATGCGCAGGCCAATTACGACCGCCTGATCGACCTGTTCCCCAAACTGGCCGAACGCGCAAACCAGACCGTGCGCACCATGTCGGGCGGCGAGCAGCAGATGGTCGCCATTGGCCGCGCGATGATGTCGAACCCGACAATCCTGATGCTGGACGAACCCTCGCTTGGGTTGTCGCCGCTGTTGTCCAAGGAATTGTTCCAGAACCTGAAGGCCGTGCGCGAAGCGGGGCTTGGCATTTTGCTGGTAGAACAGAACGCGCGCCTTAGCCTTGGGATTGCGGACCGGGGCTACCTGCTGGAAAACGGCGAAATCCTGCGTGAAGAACGCGCCGATGTGTTGCGCAATGACCCTGCGGTTCAGGCCGCCTATCTGGGTGCGGGGGCGGCGAAATCAGCACCCGCGCAATCCATAAAACCGGCGGCCCCTGCCCAACCTGCAACACCACCAGCGATGCAAGTCCGGCAAAAGGCGACAAGCACGCAATCTGCCGCAGCAGTGTCGGGGCTGGACATCAACGCGCTGGTGTCGCGGGCCGCGCAACAATCGCACCCGCCGCGCAATGCATCCGTGATCCCGTCGCGCATTCCCGCCGCCCCGGCATCGCCGCAAAAAAGGCCCGATAAACCCGCCACATCGGACCCCTTGCGCAAAATACTGGCCGAGATGGAGGATGCTGCCCGCGCGGCATGCAACCCCACCACCAGCCCGAATGCGTTCCTGCCGCCCCTGCGCCCTGCATCGCGTCTGGCCACAATGGCACCGCACACGACCGCGGCAGAACCGCGCGCGGGCGCTGCACCGCCGGACCACACCGTCCCCCTGTCGGGCGGCAAGGTGGAGATCTACCGCCGCCGCCCCGGATCAACGCAATTCGACCGCACGGAGAGATAG
- a CDS encoding ABC transporter ATP-binding protein, with protein MARVVLEVRNVTKRFGGLVAVNDMSFDVTEHEVLGIIGPNGSGKSTMINMISGTFPPSAGMIRLNGQDVAGKPAHRIAQMGVARTFQLVRLLPELTVIENVVAGAAFGHRRRWKGEAERYAESLLERVGLGAVMTVPVSSLTYINTKRVELARALACEPEVLLLDEWLAGLNPTELQTGIELIRSLREEGRTVILVEHVMDAIRSLCDRCVVMSSGTKIAEGTPADVLSDAEVIRAYLGADEDA; from the coding sequence ATGGCACGCGTTGTTCTGGAAGTGCGCAATGTGACCAAACGCTTCGGCGGGTTGGTCGCGGTCAATGACATGAGCTTCGATGTCACCGAGCACGAGGTTCTGGGCATCATCGGTCCCAACGGGTCCGGCAAATCCACGATGATCAACATGATTTCGGGAACGTTCCCGCCAAGTGCGGGCATGATACGGCTGAACGGGCAGGATGTGGCGGGCAAGCCCGCACACCGCATCGCGCAGATGGGGGTTGCGCGCACATTCCAGCTGGTGCGCCTGCTGCCGGAACTGACTGTCATTGAAAATGTTGTGGCAGGTGCCGCCTTCGGCCACCGCCGCCGCTGGAAGGGCGAGGCAGAACGCTATGCGGAATCGCTGCTGGAACGCGTGGGCCTTGGCGCTGTCATGACCGTGCCCGTGTCATCGCTGACATATATCAACACCAAACGGGTAGAGTTGGCGCGCGCGCTGGCCTGCGAGCCGGAAGTGCTGTTGCTGGACGAATGGCTGGCAGGGCTGAACCCCACGGAATTGCAAACCGGCATCGAATTGATCCGTTCGCTGCGCGAAGAAGGGCGCACGGTTATACTGGTGGAACATGTGATGGATGCCATCCGCAGCCTGTGCGACCGCTGCGTGGTCATGTCATCAGGCACCAAGATTGCCGAAGGCACACCCGCCGATGTCTTGTCAGATGCCGAAGTTATCCGCGCATATCTGGGGGCTGATGAAGATGCTTGA
- a CDS encoding branched-chain amino acid ABC transporter permease yields the protein MSTRDIRNLILSALAFGVVALLPFYDTGYILSIATTMAMFTVLATSWALFSGPTHYISLATAAFFGLGTFVTGYGFQTMPYWSLPMIAAVLGAGLAGLVGMVTLRLSGVYFVIFTLGLAELVRQLVTWVQNRTGQRGMYVLTSITESHIYWQLLGMAALVFLVGWLIGRSRLGFALRIIGNDETVAKHSGINTALAKVLLFMVSGAAAATVGAMLAPRYIYIEPSTAFAPLLSFQVVIMALLGGTGRLWGPLAGVIPFTLLWEFISRHAPNQTLLLLGLAFLLIVYVLPGGVVGLQARLKRRFGQGGH from the coding sequence ATGAGCACGCGCGATATCCGAAACCTGATCCTGTCCGCGCTGGCCTTCGGGGTGGTGGCATTGCTGCCATTTTATGACACGGGCTACATTCTGTCGATCGCCACAACCATGGCCATGTTCACTGTGCTGGCCACAAGCTGGGCGTTGTTTTCGGGGCCTACGCATTACATCTCTCTGGCGACGGCGGCGTTTTTCGGCCTTGGCACCTTCGTTACCGGCTACGGGTTTCAGACAATGCCGTATTGGTCACTGCCCATGATCGCGGCTGTGCTGGGCGCGGGGCTTGCGGGGCTGGTGGGCATGGTCACGCTGCGCCTGTCAGGGGTGTATTTCGTCATCTTCACACTGGGCCTTGCCGAACTGGTGCGCCAGTTGGTGACATGGGTGCAAAACCGCACTGGCCAGCGCGGCATGTATGTTCTGACATCCATCACTGAAAGTCACATCTACTGGCAGTTGCTGGGCATGGCGGCGCTGGTGTTTCTGGTGGGCTGGCTGATCGGGCGCTCGCGGCTGGGGTTTGCGCTGCGTATCATCGGCAATGATGAAACCGTGGCCAAACATTCGGGCATCAACACGGCACTGGCCAAGGTGCTGTTGTTCATGGTGTCAGGGGCTGCGGCGGCCACAGTGGGGGCCATGCTGGCACCGCGCTACATCTATATTGAACCGTCAACCGCCTTTGCCCCGCTGCTATCCTTTCAGGTGGTGATCATGGCACTTCTGGGCGGAACGGGGCGCCTGTGGGGTCCGCTTGCGGGGGTCATTCCCTTCACGCTGTTGTGGGAATTCATTTCGCGCCATGCCCCCAACCAAACGCTTTTGCTGCTGGGTCTGGCCTTTTTGTTGATCGTTTATGTGTTGCCGGGCGGGGTTGTCGGGCTTCAGGCACGGTTGAAACGCCGTTTCGGGCAAGGGGGGCACTGA
- a CDS encoding branched-chain amino acid ABC transporter permease, with product MFFILITGLLLGGTYALIAMGLNLQYGVARIMNLANGEMLVAGGFAAFWVYTAGQVSPIAALIVVAPVAFVVNWLIYRIMLRPLVKRAKSRGALEVDSILATFGLSFALVGIMSWMFGGGYFNYSYLAQRVDIFGSSYGQNRVVAFSIASLIAAGLWLWLSYTRAGLRMRAVAVSPESARLVGIDVTAVSALAFGLGGAVTATGGALISMFFTLDASVGVLFTMKALIIVIMGGVGDIRGTIVAALILGIAETFVARVIDPGLTLAAAYVLFLGILLFRPQGLFGKKPT from the coding sequence ATGTTTTTCATCCTGATAACCGGCCTGTTGCTGGGCGGAACCTACGCATTGATTGCGATGGGGCTGAATCTGCAATATGGCGTTGCCCGCATCATGAATCTGGCCAATGGCGAAATGCTGGTCGCTGGCGGGTTTGCCGCGTTCTGGGTCTATACCGCCGGTCAGGTCAGCCCGATTGCCGCGCTTATTGTGGTGGCACCCGTGGCGTTTGTGGTGAACTGGCTGATTTACCGGATCATGCTGCGCCCGCTGGTCAAACGCGCGAAATCACGCGGCGCGCTGGAAGTGGACAGCATTCTGGCCACGTTCGGGCTGTCCTTCGCGCTGGTCGGCATCATGAGCTGGATGTTCGGCGGCGGGTATTTCAACTATTCCTACCTTGCGCAGCGTGTCGATATTTTCGGGTCATCCTACGGGCAGAACCGTGTTGTGGCCTTTAGCATTGCATCCCTTATCGCGGCGGGGCTGTGGCTGTGGCTAAGCTATACGCGCGCCGGTCTGCGCATGCGCGCGGTGGCCGTCAGCCCGGAATCCGCGCGGCTGGTGGGCATTGATGTCACGGCAGTATCCGCGCTGGCTTTCGGGTTGGGGGGCGCGGTCACCGCAACGGGCGGGGCACTTATTTCCATGTTCTTCACGCTGGATGCGTCCGTCGGGGTGCTGTTCACCATGAAGGCGCTGATCATCGTCATCATGGGCGGCGTGGGCGATATTCGCGGCACAATCGTGGCCGCACTTATTCTGGGGATCGCGGAAACCTTCGTGGCGCGGGTCATCGACCCCGGCCTGACGCTGGCGGCGGCTTATGTGCTGTTTCTGGGCATCTTGCTGTTCCGCCCCCAAGGTCTGTTCGGAAAGAAACCAACATGA
- a CDS encoding amino acid ABC transporter substrate-binding protein, protein MKRRSLMTTVAALAVMMGSLGAALAQDVLKFGAAAPKTGPLAGGADVTHWPAVRLWVEQTNAAGGLQLADGPALIELIEYDDQTNPQQAIQAAQRMATQDRVDFMVAPYSTGLNLAAAPIFSQLGYPQITGSNVTNQQPELSAQFPGMFFVLGRTSVMAEDTAQVLVDLREAGDIGNRVALVNVADAFGIEMAGISRAVLEENGFEIVYQTSYPLGTQDIAPIIDGAKAANPDAFIAWSYPGDTFALTDQAIVQDFSPSVFFTAVATAFPSYYGRFGQQAEGVLGMGGVNPDDPAFQAFATAHEDLSGQGPDFWASASTYATLEILGQAIEATGSRDRAVVMEYLQDSSNSYETVLGPVQFNDMNDNERYWTVGQWQDGVFRGVAARGRDGVSDVVLKDGWD, encoded by the coding sequence CGCTTGCAGGCGGTGCAGATGTCACGCATTGGCCCGCTGTGCGGCTTTGGGTGGAGCAGACGAACGCAGCAGGCGGGTTGCAGCTTGCCGATGGGCCTGCGCTGATTGAACTGATCGAATATGACGATCAGACAAACCCGCAGCAGGCCATTCAGGCAGCCCAGCGCATGGCCACGCAAGACCGTGTGGATTTTATGGTTGCGCCCTATTCGACCGGCCTGAACCTTGCGGCGGCCCCCATCTTCAGCCAGCTTGGCTATCCGCAGATCACGGGGTCTAACGTCACCAACCAGCAACCCGAACTGTCGGCGCAATTTCCGGGCATGTTCTTCGTGCTGGGCCGCACCAGTGTGATGGCCGAAGATACCGCACAGGTTCTGGTAGACCTGCGCGAAGCCGGTGACATTGGCAACCGTGTCGCATTGGTCAATGTTGCAGATGCTTTCGGCATTGAGATGGCAGGCATTTCGCGCGCCGTGCTGGAAGAAAACGGGTTCGAGATTGTCTACCAGACATCTTATCCGCTGGGCACGCAGGACATCGCGCCCATCATCGACGGGGCCAAGGCCGCGAACCCTGATGCCTTTATCGCGTGGTCCTATCCGGGCGATACATTTGCGCTGACGGATCAGGCCATCGTGCAGGACTTTTCGCCATCAGTCTTCTTTACCGCCGTGGCGACTGCGTTTCCGTCCTATTATGGCCGTTTCGGGCAACAGGCCGAAGGGGTGCTGGGCATGGGCGGCGTAAATCCCGACGACCCCGCATTTCAGGCATTTGCCACCGCGCATGAAGACCTTAGCGGCCAAGGGCCGGATTTCTGGGCGTCTGCATCCACCTATGCCACGCTGGAAATTCTTGGTCAGGCGATTGAAGCCACCGGGTCCAGGGATCGCGCTGTGGTCATGGAATACCTGCAAGACAGTTCCAACAGCTATGAAACCGTGCTTGGGCCAGTCCAGTTCAACGATATGAACGACAATGAACGCTACTGGACCGTTGGCCAGTGGCAGGACGGCGTATTCCGTGGCGTTGCCGCACGGGGGCGTGACGGTGTTTCCGATGTCGTCCTGAAAGACGGCTGGGACTGA